One window of Iamia sp. SCSIO 61187 genomic DNA carries:
- a CDS encoding sterol desaturase family protein, whose protein sequence is MGRNACDASAQHSRTLLEMITRHGYLPLMLLGLNGFGLWLASRGASKVLLAALLIGAIAASFVAERIAPYEPAWNAARGDVGRDFAHALVNEGLQIGSLLALPLTVEHFGVEGLWPNGWPFVVQVLAAVVVADAGITLAHWASHKAPALWRFHAVHHSVERFYGFNGLLKHPLHQLFETAVATTPLVVLGLPTAVATALVFMVGIQLLLQHSNVDYAVGPLRHVLALNSVHRFHHYRWAGVGDVNFGLFTNIWDRLLGTASWDEQKRFTSDDLGIDKRPEFPTRYLAQIADPFRRSPAIPADESGTRRAG, encoded by the coding sequence ATGGGACGCAACGCATGTGATGCATCGGCACAACACTCCCGAACGCTGCTCGAGATGATCACCCGTCACGGGTACCTGCCCCTGATGCTCCTTGGTCTGAACGGCTTCGGCCTCTGGCTGGCCTCGCGAGGAGCCTCGAAGGTCCTGCTGGCGGCGCTTCTGATCGGAGCAATCGCGGCGTCCTTCGTGGCCGAGAGGATCGCCCCCTACGAGCCGGCCTGGAACGCCGCCCGAGGGGACGTCGGTCGTGACTTCGCCCACGCACTGGTGAACGAGGGCTTGCAGATCGGCTCCCTGCTCGCACTTCCTCTGACCGTCGAGCACTTCGGGGTCGAAGGGCTCTGGCCGAACGGCTGGCCCTTTGTGGTTCAGGTTCTCGCTGCTGTGGTGGTAGCGGACGCGGGGATCACGCTGGCCCACTGGGCGAGCCACAAGGCGCCTGCCCTCTGGCGATTTCACGCTGTCCACCACAGCGTCGAGCGCTTCTACGGCTTCAACGGGCTGTTGAAGCACCCGCTCCACCAGCTGTTCGAGACGGCTGTCGCGACGACGCCTCTCGTCGTGCTCGGGTTGCCGACCGCGGTAGCCACGGCGCTCGTCTTCATGGTCGGCATCCAGCTGCTGCTCCAGCACTCCAACGTCGACTACGCCGTCGGGCCGCTACGCCACGTGCTTGCGCTCAACTCCGTCCACCGCTTCCACCACTACCGATGGGCGGGCGTCGGTGACGTGAACTTCGGCCTCTTCACGAACATCTGGGATCGCCTGTTGGGCACCGCATCCTGGGACGAGCAGAAGCGCTTCACCTCGGACGACCTAGGCATCGACAAGCGGCCAGAGTTCCCGACTCGATACCTGGCACAGATCGCCGATCCCTTCCGCCGTTCCCCTGCGATCCCGGCGGACGAGTCGGGCACGAGGCGAGCTGGGTGA
- a CDS encoding DUF4214 domain-containing protein, whose amino-acid sequence MWPLLGRPNTSATWSDTYGACRDGCSRAHQGQDLIAPQMTKMLAVVSGTIVEFRHRSSGNSLYIRGDDGWFYCYLHNNDERPGTHTTDNRADTAWGPSLRQFVGNEAAARGHRVRQGEFVAYCGDSGNAEGTYHLHFEIRKPASGSFSSETQRLWSSASVNPRESLRNAKAAKELTPVPPEAFRPFDSSRAFIAYQYEDFFGRAPSSGDLTYYGEMLDYGTRSPDWLMQYFLESGEGDDMTQCIARLYQAFYRRLPDTGGFVYWMDARRSGSWSLHRIAEQFARAPEFSRMYGSLDDAGYVDLVYRNVLGRDPDAAGKQYWVDQLAAGVTRGRVMTGFSESPEYKASQRSRMHVVACYGVMLNRIPTSSELSAWQSQVDESGSTRSMITMLRQTDEYTAAVG is encoded by the coding sequence ATGTGGCCGCTCCTGGGCCGGCCGAACACCTCGGCCACGTGGAGCGACACCTACGGCGCCTGTCGTGACGGGTGCTCCCGAGCCCACCAGGGCCAGGACCTCATCGCTCCGCAGATGACGAAGATGCTCGCCGTGGTCAGCGGCACCATCGTCGAGTTCCGCCATCGATCCTCGGGCAACTCGCTCTACATCCGCGGCGACGACGGATGGTTCTACTGCTACCTCCACAACAACGACGAGCGCCCAGGCACCCACACCACGGACAACCGGGCGGACACGGCCTGGGGGCCGAGCCTGCGGCAGTTCGTCGGCAACGAGGCCGCAGCTCGCGGTCATCGGGTCCGGCAAGGCGAGTTCGTCGCCTACTGCGGCGACAGCGGCAACGCCGAGGGCACCTATCACCTCCACTTCGAGATCCGGAAGCCGGCCAGCGGCAGCTTCTCCAGCGAGACACAGCGGCTGTGGTCGTCGGCATCGGTGAACCCGCGCGAGTCGCTGCGCAACGCCAAGGCAGCGAAGGAGCTGACGCCAGTCCCGCCCGAGGCGTTCCGGCCGTTCGACAGCTCACGCGCCTTCATCGCCTATCAGTACGAGGACTTCTTCGGCCGGGCGCCGTCGTCGGGCGACCTCACCTACTACGGCGAGATGCTGGACTACGGCACGCGGAGCCCGGACTGGCTGATGCAGTACTTCCTCGAGTCCGGCGAGGGCGACGACATGACCCAGTGCATCGCCCGCCTCTACCAGGCTTTCTACCGGCGGCTCCCGGACACGGGCGGCTTCGTGTACTGGATGGATGCCCGGCGGAGCGGATCCTGGTCCCTCCATCGGATCGCCGAGCAGTTCGCCCGAGCCCCTGAGTTCAGCCGGATGTACGGCTCCCTCGACGACGCCGGCTACGTCGACCTGGTCTACCGGAACGTGCTCGGACGCGATCCGGACGCCGCGGGAAAGCAGTACTGGGTCGATCAGCTCGCGGCCGGGGTCACCCGGGGCCGGGTCATGACCGGGTTCAGCGAGTCGCCGGAGTACAAGGCGAGCCAGAGGTCGCGCATGCACGTCGTCGCCTGCTACGGGGTGATGTTGAATCGCATCCCCACATCGTCCGAGCTGTCGGCGTGGCAGTCCCAGGTCGATGAGTCGGGCTCCACTCGCAGCATGATCACGATGCTGCGCCAGACCGACGAGTACACAGCCGCCGTGGGCTGA
- a CDS encoding DUF1775 domain-containing protein, producing the protein MDGWQQSTEPDGEGNTVLKWSGGLLAADQAGAFPITFAAPDAVGELLTFPAVQMCEGDKELAWIDGDPEGEYPAPRLLILAAGSESAATIDEVAADAPGRDRLGEIVAVDNPAEGEPATPTPEAAEPPTSLPASPSTTPPLADDEAASPTTGATSSDDDGGSSGVSVAALLIVGLGAVGVAVYMILRRRSQAS; encoded by the coding sequence GTGGACGGGTGGCAGCAGTCGACGGAGCCTGATGGCGAGGGGAACACGGTCCTGAAGTGGAGCGGCGGTCTGCTCGCGGCGGATCAGGCGGGGGCGTTTCCGATCACGTTCGCTGCGCCCGACGCAGTCGGCGAGCTGTTGACCTTCCCGGCGGTGCAGATGTGCGAGGGCGACAAGGAGCTGGCGTGGATCGACGGTGATCCCGAGGGCGAGTACCCCGCACCACGTCTGCTGATCCTGGCGGCTGGCTCCGAGTCCGCCGCGACGATCGACGAGGTCGCGGCGGACGCGCCGGGGCGGGACCGGCTGGGCGAGATCGTCGCTGTCGACAACCCGGCAGAGGGCGAGCCTGCAACGCCGACCCCGGAGGCGGCCGAGCCGCCCACATCCCTTCCCGCCTCGCCGTCGACGACGCCGCCTCTCGCCGACGACGAGGCGGCCTCCCCGACCACCGGCGCGACCAGCTCTGATGACGACGGCGGCAGCAGTGGCGTGTCGGTCGCTGCTCTGCTGATCGTCGGACTCGGTGCCGTTGGCGTTGCCGTCTACATGATCCTGCGGCGGCGCTCGCAAGCCTCGTGA
- a CDS encoding cupredoxin domain-containing protein, with protein sequence MTSFETHLRFPADTPAEGSDGVVPLTTLTPASLDRRRFLRLALGAVAGALLAACGSDDGAGGPVGDPVREFTIVAENLAWDIDTVTVPAGVEVKATIENRDRSVPHNLHIRSAGDPKSPLEDGPVTQTLRFTIDEPGSYDYLCDAHPMMKGTIHAV encoded by the coding sequence ATGACCTCCTTCGAAACCCATTTGCGTTTCCCTGCTGATACCCCTGCCGAGGGCAGTGACGGGGTGGTGCCCCTGACCACACTGACCCCGGCCTCACTCGACCGTCGTAGGTTCCTCCGGCTGGCCTTAGGGGCCGTGGCAGGAGCTTTGCTTGCGGCGTGTGGATCCGACGATGGAGCAGGCGGACCTGTCGGGGATCCGGTCCGCGAGTTCACGATCGTCGCGGAGAACCTGGCGTGGGACATCGACACGGTCACAGTTCCGGCAGGCGTGGAGGTCAAGGCCACGATCGAGAACCGCGATCGCAGCGTGCCCCACAACCTCCACATCCGCTCGGCAGGGGATCCCAAGTCGCCGCTCGAGGATGGCCCCGTCACCCAGACGTTGCGGTTCACGATCGATGAGCCCGGGAGCTACGACTACCTCTGCGACGCCCACCCCATGATGAAGGGCACGATCCACGCTGTCTGA
- a CDS encoding DUF305 domain-containing protein — translation MTPLKLVVLVVAVLFLGATAGYAFRDRESQASSAVDVGFLRDMSTHHNQAVVIARTALAGELPEEVAVYAQEIIVAQQFEFGLMQATLYRYNEDPLGDGNAMGWMGMPVPEDEMPGLASAEELSRLEELDGEEAAELFFALMSRHHLGGAHMSEEAAKEASDPYVRELADRMARSQVSEIQEYGAARARLGIGLPDGYPESPEINVPPERDSDDGRGPLLLIGVGLVLAAGVVAAVAWVVAGRVGRREDDDVEPVDDEASS, via the coding sequence ATGACACCGCTCAAGCTCGTCGTGCTGGTCGTCGCGGTGCTGTTCCTCGGCGCCACGGCTGGCTACGCCTTCCGGGATCGCGAGTCCCAGGCGTCGTCGGCCGTCGACGTCGGGTTCCTCCGGGACATGAGCACCCACCACAACCAAGCCGTGGTCATCGCTCGCACGGCATTGGCCGGCGAGCTGCCGGAGGAGGTCGCGGTCTACGCCCAGGAGATCATCGTCGCCCAGCAGTTCGAGTTCGGGCTGATGCAGGCCACGCTGTACCGCTACAACGAGGACCCTCTCGGCGACGGCAACGCCATGGGCTGGATGGGAATGCCGGTCCCCGAAGACGAGATGCCCGGCCTGGCGAGCGCCGAGGAGCTGTCCCGTCTTGAAGAGCTCGATGGGGAGGAGGCGGCCGAGCTGTTCTTCGCCCTGATGAGCCGACACCACCTGGGTGGGGCCCACATGTCGGAGGAGGCGGCCAAGGAGGCCAGTGACCCTTATGTGCGCGAGCTGGCGGACCGGATGGCCCGGAGCCAGGTGTCAGAGATCCAGGAGTACGGGGCCGCACGGGCCCGGCTCGGCATCGGCCTGCCCGACGGGTACCCCGAGTCGCCTGAGATCAACGTTCCTCCCGAGCGAGATAGCGACGACGGGCGGGGCCCCCTCTTGCTGATCGGCGTCGGCCTCGTGCTCGCGGCCGGCGTCGTGGCCGCCGTGGCGTGGGTCGTGGCGGGGCGAGTCGGGCGGCGAGAGGACGACGACGTCGAACCGGTCGACGATGAGGCCTCGTCGTGA
- a CDS encoding SCO family protein — protein sequence MPDAVTDDVDTGADDERTSAPAKPKAKVPRAPFIVVAVTVLLLGIAVAFRAQNPMEEPDRSALNGTMLGAPQPRPEFTLTDTDGRPYDFADETAGELTLLFFGYTSCPDVCPLHLSNLAFALERPGVPTPTVVFVGVDRQRDTPEAIRTFLDRFDPQFVGLTGTEEELRLAQEAANVSVAITEEPEEPGGDYLVGHSAQVIAYTADDQSHVVYPFGVRQQDWIDDLPVLARNEWDET from the coding sequence ATGCCCGACGCCGTCACCGACGATGTCGACACCGGAGCCGACGACGAGAGGACCTCGGCGCCCGCGAAGCCGAAGGCGAAGGTCCCCCGAGCACCGTTCATCGTCGTCGCCGTCACCGTCCTGCTCCTCGGCATCGCGGTCGCCTTCCGTGCTCAGAACCCGATGGAGGAGCCGGACCGGTCAGCTCTCAACGGCACCATGCTCGGCGCGCCACAGCCTCGACCGGAGTTCACCCTCACCGACACCGATGGCCGCCCCTACGACTTCGCCGACGAGACTGCGGGCGAGCTGACCCTGTTGTTCTTCGGCTACACGTCGTGCCCGGACGTCTGCCCCCTCCACCTGTCGAACCTGGCCTTCGCGCTCGAACGACCCGGTGTCCCCACGCCGACCGTGGTGTTCGTGGGCGTCGACCGCCAACGCGACACACCGGAGGCGATCCGAACGTTCCTGGACCGCTTCGACCCGCAGTTCGTCGGCCTGACGGGCACCGAGGAGGAGCTGCGGCTCGCCCAGGAGGCCGCCAACGTGTCGGTGGCTATCACCGAGGAACCCGAGGAGCCCGGCGGCGACTACCTCGTGGGCCACTCCGCCCAGGTCATCGCCTACACCGCGGACGACCAGTCCCACGTCGTGTACCCCTTCGGCGTCCGCCAACAGGACTGGATCGACGATCTCCCGGTCCTGGCCCGCAACGAGTGGGACGAGACGTGA
- a CDS encoding cation diffusion facilitator family transporter yields the protein MSGDHSHASISAGARHKGPLLAAFALLATFMVVEVAAGLITNSLALLSDAGHMLTDVIGIGMALAAIQLAQRSTRSHQTFGLYRLEILAALANAVLLFGVAIYVLFEAVRRFSEPPEVLGTPMLIVAVLGLCANLGAFALLRSGSKESLNLEGAYLEVLSDTIGSVGVIIAAIVLQLTGWGWVDPVVGVGIGLFILPRTWRLGAKAVRILVQAAPPDLDLDAMRSSLAAIPGVTDVHDLHVWTLTSDMEVASAHLMVSTGVDTHTVLDRARSLLADDHAIAHATLQVEPDDHEGCADVHW from the coding sequence ATGAGCGGAGATCACAGCCACGCATCGATAAGCGCCGGAGCCCGCCACAAGGGCCCCCTGCTCGCCGCCTTCGCCCTGCTGGCCACCTTCATGGTGGTGGAGGTAGCAGCCGGGTTGATCACGAACTCGTTGGCCCTCCTTTCGGATGCTGGGCACATGCTCACCGACGTGATCGGCATCGGGATGGCCCTCGCAGCCATCCAGCTGGCGCAGCGCTCGACCCGGTCGCACCAGACGTTCGGGCTCTACCGGCTGGAGATCCTGGCCGCTCTCGCCAACGCCGTGCTGCTGTTCGGCGTCGCCATCTACGTGCTCTTCGAGGCCGTGCGACGCTTCTCGGAGCCGCCCGAGGTGCTGGGCACCCCGATGCTGATCGTTGCCGTGCTCGGGCTGTGCGCCAACCTTGGGGCCTTCGCCCTCCTGCGTTCAGGCTCGAAGGAGAGCCTGAACCTGGAGGGCGCGTACCTCGAGGTGCTCTCCGACACGATCGGATCGGTCGGGGTCATCATCGCGGCGATCGTGCTCCAGCTGACCGGCTGGGGGTGGGTCGATCCCGTGGTGGGAGTGGGCATCGGGCTGTTCATCCTGCCTCGGACATGGCGCCTCGGAGCGAAGGCGGTACGCATCCTGGTGCAGGCCGCACCGCCGGATCTCGACCTGGACGCGATGCGCAGCTCGCTCGCCGCGATCCCGGGCGTGACCGACGTGCACGATCTCCACGTCTGGACGCTGACCTCGGACATGGAAGTCGCCTCGGCCCATCTGATGGTCTCGACCGGCGTCGACACCCACACCGTCCTCGACCGAGCACGGTCCCTGCTCGCCGACGATCACGCCATCGCCCACGCCACGCTGCAGGTCGAACCCGACGACCACGAAGGCTGCGCCGATGTCCACTGGTGA
- a CDS encoding zf-HC2 domain-containing protein, translating into MARKASVARETPIRAPTQDGGNCGALRNDWESMDCDECREALSADLDGEGDPASVTGASRHLERCGACRDWETVAARLHGWVRVRSVEPLRDRTDEILAAVPLAIRPRPVREGVRYALLAVGLTQLVLALPALLLAESTAAPIHITREMGAFEVALGIGLLASVWRPRLATGMLPFAGALAGAMLLTAAIDLFQGQTVAASEGQHVLAMTGVALLAALTRRPRADRDMRSRMSAA; encoded by the coding sequence ATGGCGAGGAAGGCTTCGGTCGCGAGGGAGACACCCATCCGGGCCCCGACACAGGATGGAGGGAACTGCGGCGCTCTCCGCAACGACTGGGAGAGCATGGATTGCGACGAATGCCGAGAGGCGCTCTCTGCGGATCTGGACGGCGAGGGAGACCCAGCGTCCGTGACCGGGGCGAGTCGCCACCTCGAACGCTGCGGGGCGTGTCGGGACTGGGAGACTGTCGCTGCGCGATTGCACGGCTGGGTGCGCGTCAGATCGGTGGAGCCTCTTCGCGATCGAACGGATGAGATCCTGGCGGCTGTGCCGCTGGCGATCCGTCCACGGCCGGTCAGGGAGGGGGTGCGCTACGCGCTCCTGGCGGTGGGCCTGACCCAGCTCGTACTCGCCCTCCCTGCCCTCCTCCTAGCGGAGAGCACGGCTGCCCCGATCCACATCACGAGGGAGATGGGCGCGTTCGAGGTTGCGCTCGGGATCGGCCTGCTCGCCTCGGTCTGGCGGCCTCGTCTCGCCACCGGAATGCTGCCGTTCGCAGGAGCGCTCGCAGGGGCGATGCTGCTCACTGCAGCCATCGACCTGTTCCAGGGTCAGACAGTTGCTGCGAGCGAGGGCCAGCACGTGCTCGCAATGACGGGCGTCGCTCTCCTTGCTGCGCTCACCCGACGCCCTCGTGCTGATCGGGACATGCGAAGCAGGATGTCCGCCGCATGA
- a CDS encoding cytochrome c oxidase assembly protein — protein MTWWCSATRLPWSWTPRAYPGVWAFMALLVVSAGLAARRTGVRLTGRQRASWITGLFALWIATDWPVGALGSGYLASAHMAQYMLYTFFAAPMLLLAVPEDLARSVIPAGLVRRVLRAASHPLIAAVVANVVLLATHAPWTVDTVRVTQLGSFVLDVVWLLGGLVMWLPIISPLPEHRARPLIQAGYLFLAAGLVPMIPGGFLTFADDPLYRLYELAPRVGGIDPASDQQAAGVLMKVGNLPLIWPVIAATFVRAARRDDDLTAPSTPSEPTLTGATTP, from the coding sequence ATGACCTGGTGGTGCTCAGCGACCCGGCTGCCGTGGTCGTGGACGCCCCGGGCCTACCCCGGGGTGTGGGCCTTCATGGCCCTCCTCGTCGTCTCTGCGGGGCTCGCGGCCCGCCGGACGGGGGTGCGGCTCACCGGCCGCCAGCGCGCCTCCTGGATCACCGGCCTCTTCGCCCTGTGGATCGCGACGGACTGGCCCGTCGGAGCGCTCGGCTCCGGCTACCTCGCCTCCGCCCACATGGCCCAGTACATGCTCTACACCTTCTTCGCCGCGCCGATGCTGCTGCTCGCCGTCCCCGAAGATCTGGCCCGGTCGGTGATCCCTGCGGGGCTGGTTCGCCGGGTGCTCCGGGCAGCGTCGCACCCGCTGATCGCCGCCGTCGTCGCCAACGTCGTGCTGCTCGCCACCCATGCCCCCTGGACCGTCGACACCGTCCGGGTCACCCAGCTCGGATCGTTCGTCCTCGACGTGGTGTGGCTGCTCGGTGGGTTGGTCATGTGGCTGCCGATCATCAGCCCGCTGCCCGAACACCGCGCCCGGCCGCTCATCCAAGCCGGGTACCTGTTCCTCGCCGCCGGGCTCGTCCCCATGATCCCTGGCGGGTTCCTCACCTTCGCCGACGATCCCCTCTACCGCCTCTACGAGCTCGCCCCGCGGGTCGGCGGCATCGACCCGGCCAGCGACCAGCAGGCCGCCGGCGTGTTGATGAAGGTCGGCAACCTCCCCCTCATCTGGCCCGTGATCGCCGCCACCTTCGTGCGCGCCGCTCGACGAGACGACGACCTCACCGCACCGTCCACCCCCTCCGAACCAACCCTGACAGGAGCCACTACCCCATGA
- a CDS encoding cytochrome c family protein: protein MSARLMRPLGAATSALAVAIGLVACGGDTEPRAGRVDGADLVGSLGCSTCHSTNGDRKQGPTWKGLAGSEVPLVDGSTVRADRAYLARSIEDPDAEVVDGFTPIMPDLGLEQDQVDAIVTYIEELS from the coding sequence GTGAGTGCGCGCCTGATGCGCCCCCTCGGCGCCGCGACCTCAGCTCTCGCCGTCGCCATCGGGCTCGTGGCCTGCGGGGGTGACACCGAGCCGCGAGCGGGCCGGGTCGATGGTGCCGACCTCGTCGGTTCGCTCGGCTGCTCGACCTGCCACAGCACGAACGGCGATCGGAAGCAGGGCCCGACGTGGAAGGGGCTGGCCGGGTCTGAAGTGCCCCTGGTCGACGGCTCGACCGTCCGTGCCGACCGCGCCTACCTCGCCCGATCCATCGAGGACCCCGACGCCGAGGTCGTCGACGGGTTCACGCCGATCATGCCCGACCTCGGCCTCGAGCAGGACCAGGTCGACGCCATCGTCACCTACATCGAGGAGCTGTCCTGA
- a CDS encoding CopD family protein: protein MQRRAPQGDVAGARRIGALILGGAATSALGTAAAVVAQTASTSGRSPFAALSLVTEVASDSRPVAVALLRSGVLLAAALVGLAGWIRHRPGVLVGTGGIVALAGLLAPVAGHPWTADARALAVSADAVHLLAASIWLGMLVALVVAGPSLADPDRAVRAVSGAALAAAVVVLVSGSASAWLLLGYRDAITQTASGQLVVAKVVGFALLVVLGWINRTRLIPLLGRVAADGQPAPSAGAARRALLNVVRAEVVVGALVLAVTAGLVNQPPGRDVLAEPYEDVRTEGDLTMRLQVTPAQVGDNTMHIYLTDTDGRAVRFDALEATVAREGIPPRKLDGVTPVTPDHASIYGASLPTAGTWTVTLMTVTLTTTATFTFEVSVQ, encoded by the coding sequence TTGCAACGACGCGCACCGCAAGGCGACGTCGCCGGGGCGCGTCGGATCGGCGCCCTCATCCTCGGCGGTGCGGCGACCAGCGCGTTGGGCACGGCCGCCGCGGTCGTCGCGCAGACCGCCAGCACCAGCGGCAGGTCACCCTTCGCAGCGCTGAGCCTCGTCACCGAGGTCGCAAGCGACAGCCGTCCGGTCGCAGTCGCCCTGCTCCGGTCCGGTGTGCTCCTCGCCGCTGCGCTGGTTGGCCTGGCCGGTTGGATCCGTCACCGCCCCGGGGTCCTCGTCGGCACCGGAGGGATCGTCGCCCTTGCTGGCCTGCTCGCTCCGGTCGCTGGCCATCCGTGGACCGCCGATGCGAGAGCACTGGCCGTCTCGGCTGACGCCGTCCACCTGTTGGCCGCATCGATCTGGCTCGGCATGTTGGTCGCCCTCGTCGTCGCCGGGCCGTCGCTCGCGGATCCCGACCGAGCCGTACGTGCGGTGTCCGGTGCTGCGCTGGCGGCGGCGGTGGTGGTGTTGGTCTCGGGGTCCGCTTCGGCCTGGCTGCTCTTGGGATACCGCGACGCCATCACCCAGACGGCGTCGGGTCAGCTGGTCGTCGCGAAGGTGGTGGGGTTCGCCCTGCTGGTGGTGCTCGGCTGGATCAACCGCACCCGCCTCATCCCCCTGCTCGGTCGGGTGGCAGCCGACGGGCAGCCGGCACCCTCGGCTGGCGCCGCACGGCGCGCCCTGCTCAACGTCGTGAGGGCGGAGGTCGTGGTGGGCGCCTTGGTCTTGGCGGTGACCGCCGGGCTGGTCAACCAACCGCCTGGCCGCGACGTCCTCGCCGAGCCCTACGAGGACGTGCGGACCGAGGGGGACCTCACGATGCGACTCCAGGTCACCCCGGCGCAGGTGGGCGACAACACCATGCACATCTACCTCACCGACACCGACGGTCGAGCCGTGCGGTTCGACGCGCTGGAGGCCACGGTGGCCCGGGAGGGCATCCCCCCACGCAAGCTGGACGGCGTCACCCCGGTCACACCGGACCATGCCAGCATCTACGGCGCCTCGCTCCCGACCGCGGGGACCTGGACGGTCACGCTCATGACCGTGACCTTGACGACGACAGCCACCTTCACCTTCGAGGTATCCGTTCAATGA
- a CDS encoding CPBP family intramembrane glutamic endopeptidase → MSTTSEPAVTTPQRAAWGVREVIAAALIALVVSTVLGSVLLTALGEESTDSASLVTVAFLQTTLWVGMALSVAFVLRGRTASIFRDLGLRFRLVDVPIGLAIGVACQLVLVPIISSPWAHVLGRSTDQLREPACQLAYKADDPFGVVVLFAITVVGAPFVEELFFRGFVQRGMTTGIGRTVGVVATALVFGAVHYQLLQLPALVAFGLVLGSITARSGRLGPAIVTHAAFNATTVVTLVILSSSVEDRCASVLGVVS, encoded by the coding sequence GTGTCGACGACCTCTGAGCCGGCTGTCACCACGCCACAGCGGGCCGCCTGGGGCGTGCGCGAGGTGATCGCCGCTGCCCTGATCGCCCTCGTCGTCAGCACCGTCCTCGGGTCGGTGCTGCTGACCGCATTGGGCGAGGAGAGCACCGATTCGGCTTCGCTCGTGACGGTCGCGTTCTTGCAGACCACGTTGTGGGTGGGCATGGCGCTATCGGTCGCGTTCGTCCTACGTGGGCGAACTGCGTCGATCTTCCGGGACCTCGGTCTCCGGTTCCGGCTCGTCGACGTCCCCATCGGGCTCGCGATCGGCGTCGCCTGCCAGCTGGTCCTGGTGCCGATCATCTCCTCCCCATGGGCGCACGTGCTCGGCCGCTCGACCGACCAGCTTCGAGAGCCCGCCTGCCAGCTGGCCTACAAGGCCGACGACCCCTTCGGCGTCGTGGTGCTGTTCGCCATCACCGTCGTAGGCGCCCCGTTCGTCGAGGAGCTGTTCTTCCGTGGGTTCGTGCAGCGGGGGATGACGACCGGCATCGGCCGAACCGTCGGAGTCGTCGCCACGGCGTTGGTGTTCGGGGCGGTGCACTACCAGCTGCTCCAGCTCCCGGCGCTGGTCGCGTTCGGGCTCGTGCTCGGCTCCATCACGGCGCGCTCCGGTCGGCTCGGCCCGGCGATCGTGACCCATGCTGCGTTCAACGCCACCACCGTCGTCACCCTCGTGATCCTGAGCTCGTCGGTTGAGGATCGCTGTGCCTCGGTGTTGGGTGTCGTCTCGTGA
- a CDS encoding helix-turn-helix transcriptional regulator, translated as MAPPTLATRSTATGDHDRIAGARGRLPSDVEIDRIATLFRLMSDPTRAKILYCLLAAGEMRVADIAQTVGASESNVSHALRLLRTGDVVANRRDGRSILYRLHDDHIRSLLDLLLEHARHDSEDPR; from the coding sequence GTGGCTCCACCGACTCTCGCCACCCGTTCGACGGCGACCGGCGACCACGACCGGATCGCCGGTGCGCGAGGGCGTCTGCCGTCGGACGTCGAGATCGACAGGATCGCCACGCTGTTCCGTCTGATGTCCGACCCGACCCGGGCGAAGATCCTGTACTGCCTTCTGGCCGCCGGAGAGATGCGAGTAGCCGACATCGCTCAGACCGTCGGAGCTTCCGAGAGCAACGTGTCGCACGCCCTACGCCTCCTGCGCACCGGAGACGTCGTGGCAAACCGCAGGGACGGGAGATCGATCTTGTACCGGCTGCACGATGATCACATCCGCTCGCTGCTGGACCTGTTACTCGAGCACGCCCGTCACGACTCGGAGGATCCACGATGA
- a CDS encoding copper chaperone PCu(A)C, with protein MKTLVALVFVPFLLLVVAGCGGGSVAAEANRVKVIDAFITEGSMALAVYLDLDNHGRADRIVGADLVGDSAGLAAKVTLHQTAERDGLSVMEPTDGIDIAGETDGALRPGDAHIMLEDVSREVTTDDLVSLRLDLDRAEDMTIEIRVVTADDAVALLTKDTP; from the coding sequence GTGAAGACGCTCGTCGCGCTGGTGTTCGTGCCCTTCCTGCTACTCGTCGTCGCCGGATGTGGAGGCGGCTCGGTCGCGGCCGAGGCCAACCGCGTGAAGGTCATCGACGCCTTCATCACGGAGGGCTCGATGGCCCTGGCGGTCTACCTGGATCTCGACAACCACGGCCGGGCTGACCGGATTGTCGGCGCTGACCTGGTCGGTGACAGCGCCGGCCTGGCCGCGAAGGTGACCCTCCACCAGACCGCCGAGCGCGACGGGCTCTCGGTCATGGAGCCGACAGACGGCATCGACATCGCCGGGGAGACCGACGGCGCCCTGCGTCCCGGCGATGCGCACATCATGCTCGAGGACGTCAGCCGCGAGGTCACCACCGACGACCTCGTGTCCCTGCGCCTCGACCTCGACCGGGCCGAGGACATGACGATCGAGATCCGGGTCGTCACCGCAGACGACGCCGTCGCCCTCCTGACCAAGGACACGCCATGA